Proteins from one Rosa chinensis cultivar Old Blush chromosome 7, RchiOBHm-V2, whole genome shotgun sequence genomic window:
- the LOC112177509 gene encoding uncharacterized mitochondrial protein AtMg00310-like, with translation MAHLLGVVIVESHERYLGLPTYMGRKKTATFEYIKERLGKKLKLWQGKLLSGAGKDILLRVVTQALPNYDMSVFQLTKKICEDLEQMCARFWWGSSFDKRKIHLKKWDDLCHAKEVGGLGFRTLFEFNMSMLAKQAWRVISNPESLVAQLYKARYYPYGNFWNVNAHATPSYSWRSIFAIREFIQTGAFWQVGTRHNVSVWNYAWIPKLPSHKPQVALVSQPDVQTVNELIIPPNNLDEHKVRSIFVPDAAAIFLFP, from the coding sequence ATGGCTCATTTGCTTGGTGTAGTGATTGTGGAATCACATGAAAGGTATCTTGGCTTGCCTACATACATGGGACGTAAGAAAACTGCTACATTTGAATATATCAAGGAGAGACTTGGGAAGAAGCTGAAACTTTGGCAAGGAAAATTGCTCAGCGGTGCTGGGAAGGATATTTTACTTCGAGTTGTCACTCAGGCTCTTCCTAATTATGATATGAGTGTGTTCcaacttacaaaaaaaatttgtgaggaCCTTGAGCAAATGTGTGCAAGGTTTTGGTGGGGAAGTTCCTTCGATAAACGCAAAATCCATTTGAAGAAGTGGGATGATTTGTGTCATGCTAAAGAAGTAGGTGGACTGGGGTTCAGAACCTTATTTGAATTTAATATGTCTATGCTTGCCAAGCAAGCTTGGAGGGTGATTTCAAACCCTGAGTCTTTGGTGGCACAGTTGTATAAAGCACGTTATTATCCATATGGCAATTTTTGGAATGTTAATGCGCATGCTACACCTTCTTACTCTTGGCGTAGTATATTTGCTATAAGGGAGTTTATTCAAACTGGTGCTTTTTGGCAGGTAGGGACTAGACATAATGTTTCTGTATGGAACTATGCTTGGATACCCAAGCTACCTTCTCATAAACCTCAGGTTGCTTTAGTGAGTCAACCAGATGTACAGACGGTGAATGAACTGATTATACCTCCCAATAATTTGGATGAGCACAAGGTACGCTCCATCTTTGTTCCGGATGCTGCAGCTATCTTTCTATTCCCTTGA